A portion of the Pseudomonas sp. GR 6-02 genome contains these proteins:
- a CDS encoding acyl-CoA thioesterase: protein MIELEQEDPIPQGDLALQITALPRETNGFGDIFGGWLVAQMDLAGTAMASKVAGGRVATVAIDRMAFLVPVAVGAQLSFYTQALEIGRSSIQMMVEVWSDDPLSSEWRKVTEAVFVFVAIDGSGRTRSVPPRAR from the coding sequence ATGATAGAGCTCGAACAAGAAGATCCAATCCCGCAAGGCGACCTGGCCCTGCAAATTACCGCGCTTCCGCGTGAAACCAACGGCTTTGGCGATATTTTCGGCGGCTGGCTGGTGGCGCAGATGGATTTGGCTGGCACCGCAATGGCCAGCAAGGTTGCCGGTGGTCGCGTGGCCACCGTTGCGATCGATCGCATGGCGTTTCTGGTGCCGGTGGCGGTGGGCGCTCAGCTCTCCTTCTATACCCAGGCCCTGGAAATCGGTCGCAGCTCGATTCAGATGATGGTTGAAGTCTGGAGCGACGATCCACTGTCCAGCGAGTGGCGTAAAGTGACCGAAGCCGTGTTTGTGTTCGTCGCCATCGACGGCAGCGGCCGCACTCGTTCGGTTCCGCCCAGAGCTCGTTAA
- a CDS encoding D-hexose-6-phosphate mutarotase translates to MSTPTVEAVKLDELNCWRIRHGQAELLVAQQGAHILSYQLAGQPPLIWLNDEAVFKTGKAIRAGVPVCWPWFGNLSRNPQSVQAMRISQEPPTAHGLVRAMDWELGSIETEGESLKVEFVLPYPEGGLPGWPHQVDLKLSIRLDKQLHISLTSDNKGAEPVTISQALHSYFAVSDVRNVHVEGLDGLSYIETLDDWKTVAQTGDLRCTGETDRIYLNTPPTLSIVDPHWERRIELTSSGSRSAVIWNPWIDRAAAFSDMADDGWQRMLCIETANVMDDVVTLAPGASHTLGVSIASKPL, encoded by the coding sequence ATGAGCACGCCCACCGTCGAAGCCGTGAAACTGGATGAACTGAACTGCTGGCGCATCCGCCACGGTCAGGCCGAATTGCTGGTGGCCCAGCAAGGCGCGCACATCCTCAGTTATCAATTGGCCGGCCAACCGCCGCTGATCTGGCTCAACGACGAGGCGGTGTTCAAGACCGGCAAAGCTATTCGTGCCGGTGTGCCGGTGTGCTGGCCGTGGTTCGGCAATCTGTCGCGCAACCCGCAGAGTGTCCAGGCCATGCGCATCAGCCAGGAGCCGCCGACCGCTCACGGGCTGGTGCGAGCGATGGACTGGGAACTGGGCAGCATCGAAACCGAGGGCGAAAGCCTGAAGGTGGAATTCGTCCTGCCCTACCCTGAAGGCGGACTGCCAGGCTGGCCGCATCAGGTGGACTTGAAACTGAGCATTCGTCTGGATAAACAGTTGCATATCAGCCTGACGAGCGACAACAAGGGCGCTGAACCCGTCACGATCAGCCAGGCGCTGCACAGCTATTTCGCAGTCAGCGATGTGCGCAACGTGCACGTTGAAGGGCTGGATGGCTTGAGTTACATCGAGACGCTGGACGACTGGAAAACCGTCGCTCAGACCGGTGATCTGCGTTGTACCGGTGAGACCGATCGCATCTATCTGAATACCCCGCCGACGCTGAGCATCGTTGACCCGCATTGGGAGCGACGCATTGAACTGACCAGCAGCGGTTCGCGCTCGGCGGTGATCTGGAACCCGTGGATCGACCGTGCGGCGGCGTTCAGCGACATGGCTGACGATGGCTGGCAGCGCATGTTGTGCATTGAAACGGCAAATGTGATGGATGACGTGGTGACACTGGCGCCGGGGGCTAGCCATACCCTGGGCGTGAGCATCGCCAGCAAACCGCTTTAA
- a CDS encoding DUF3299 domain-containing protein has product MRRLLLTLLFLGSGLAHAGELPETDWLELMPKSDQKALEAMPEIDHNSPEANGTFTQKGGMKQSKGLPAVMYSTKTVPSMNDKHIRIGGYPVPLESDAKGRSTLFFLVPYPGACIHVPPPPPNQLVLVRYPKGLKLNDIYTPLWVTGTLKIEKVSNDLADAAYALDAAQVRVVKESDL; this is encoded by the coding sequence ATGCGCCGTCTTCTGTTGACTCTTCTCTTCCTGGGCAGTGGTTTGGCCCATGCCGGCGAACTGCCGGAAACCGACTGGCTCGAACTGATGCCCAAATCGGACCAGAAGGCCCTCGAGGCCATGCCCGAAATCGATCACAACTCACCGGAAGCCAATGGCACCTTTACCCAAAAAGGTGGCATGAAGCAGAGCAAGGGCTTGCCGGCGGTGATGTATTCGACCAAGACCGTGCCGTCGATGAACGACAAGCACATCCGCATCGGCGGTTATCCGGTACCACTGGAATCCGATGCGAAGGGCCGCAGCACGTTGTTCTTCCTCGTGCCGTACCCAGGCGCTTGTATCCACGTGCCACCACCGCCGCCTAACCAACTGGTGCTGGTGCGTTATCCCAAAGGCCTGAAGCTGAATGACATCTACACACCGCTGTGGGTGACCGGTACGCTGAAGATCGAGAAGGTCAGCAACGACCTGGCGGATGCGGCGTATGCGCTGGATGCGGCGCAGGTGCGGGTGGTCAAGGAGTCGGATTTGTAG
- a CDS encoding GlsB/YeaQ/YmgE family stress response membrane protein: MGIIGTIFIGLIVGLLARFLKPGDDSMGWIMTILLGIGGSLAATYGGQALGIYHAGQGAGFIGALVGAVILLVVYGLIKKN, encoded by the coding sequence ATGGGAATTATCGGAACCATCTTTATCGGCTTGATCGTCGGCCTGCTGGCTCGGTTTCTGAAACCGGGCGATGACAGCATGGGCTGGATCATGACCATCCTGCTCGGTATCGGCGGTTCGCTGGCGGCCACTTACGGCGGCCAGGCCCTGGGCATCTACCATGCGGGTCAGGGCGCGGGGTTCATCGGTGCGCTGGTGGGCGCGGTGATATTGCTGGTGGTCTACGGCCTGATCAAAAAGAACTGA
- a CDS encoding 5-(carboxyamino)imidazole ribonucleotide synthase gives MKIGVIGGGQLGRMLALAGTPLGMNFAFLDPAPDACAAALGEHLRADYGDQDHLRQLADEVDLVTFEFESVPAETVAFLSQFVPVYPSAEALRIARDRWFEKSMFKDLGIPTPAFADIQSQADLDAAVASIGLPAVLKTRTLGYDGKGQKVLRKPEDVVGTFAELGSVACLLEGFVPFTGEVSLIAVRARDGETKFYPLVHNTHDSGILKLSVASTDHPLQALAEDYSSRVLKQLDYVGVMAFEFFEVDGGLKANEIAPRVHNSGHWTTEGAECSQFENHLRAVAGLPLGSTAKVGESAMLNFIGKVPDTEKVLAIADCHLHHYGKAFKVGRKVGHANLRCADRATLAAQILKVEALIAE, from the coding sequence ATGAAGATCGGTGTAATCGGTGGCGGCCAGTTGGGTCGCATGTTGGCGCTGGCGGGCACTCCGCTGGGCATGAACTTCGCTTTCCTGGACCCGGCGCCGGATGCTTGCGCAGCCGCATTGGGCGAACACCTGCGGGCCGATTACGGCGATCAGGATCACCTGCGTCAGTTGGCCGATGAAGTCGATCTGGTGACCTTCGAGTTCGAAAGCGTCCCGGCCGAAACCGTGGCCTTCCTGTCGCAATTCGTTCCGGTGTACCCGAGCGCCGAAGCGCTGCGCATTGCCCGCGATCGCTGGTTCGAGAAGAGCATGTTCAAGGACCTGGGAATTCCAACTCCCGCGTTCGCCGACATCCAGTCCCAGGCCGATCTGGACGCCGCCGTGGCCTCCATCGGCCTGCCGGCCGTGCTGAAAACCCGCACCCTGGGTTACGACGGCAAGGGTCAGAAAGTCCTGCGCAAGCCTGAAGATGTGGTCGGCACCTTCGCCGAACTGGGCAGCGTCGCCTGCTTGCTGGAAGGCTTCGTGCCGTTCACTGGCGAAGTCTCGCTGATCGCCGTGCGCGCTCGCGATGGCGAAACCAAGTTCTACCCGCTGGTGCACAACACCCACGACAGCGGCATCCTCAAGCTGTCCGTGGCCAGCACCGACCACCCGTTGCAAGCGTTGGCTGAAGACTACTCCAGCCGGGTACTCAAGCAGCTGGACTACGTCGGCGTGATGGCGTTCGAGTTCTTCGAAGTCGACGGTGGCCTAAAGGCCAACGAGATCGCCCCGCGTGTGCACAACTCCGGACACTGGACCACCGAAGGTGCCGAGTGCAGTCAGTTCGAAAACCACCTGCGGGCCGTTGCCGGTCTGCCGCTGGGTTCGACGGCCAAGGTCGGCGAGAGCGCGATGCTCAACTTCATCGGCAAAGTCCCGGACACCGAGAAAGTCCTGGCCATCGCCGATTGCCATCTGCATCACTACGGCAAGGCCTTCAAGGTCGGCCGCAAGGTTGGTCACGCCAACCTGCGTTGTGCTGACCGTGCGACGCTTGCCGCGCAGATCCTCAAGGTCGAAGCGCTGATCGCCGAATAG
- the purE gene encoding 5-(carboxyamino)imidazole ribonucleotide mutase encodes MSALVGVIMGSKSDWSTLSHTADMLEKLGIPYEVKVVSAHRTPDLLFQYAEEAEARGIEVIIAGAGGAAHLPGMCAAKTHLPVLGVPVQSSMLSGVDSLLSIVQMPAGIPVATLAIGKAGAINAALLSASILGAKHPQFHTVLKKFRAEQTDSVLDNPDPRIA; translated from the coding sequence ATGAGCGCACTGGTTGGCGTGATCATGGGCTCCAAGTCCGATTGGTCCACCCTTAGCCACACCGCCGATATGCTGGAAAAGCTCGGCATCCCTTACGAGGTGAAAGTGGTCTCTGCCCACCGCACCCCGGACCTGCTGTTCCAGTATGCCGAAGAGGCTGAGGCCCGTGGCATCGAGGTGATCATCGCCGGTGCCGGTGGCGCGGCCCACCTGCCAGGCATGTGTGCGGCCAAAACCCACCTGCCGGTGCTGGGCGTGCCGGTGCAGTCGTCGATGCTCTCGGGTGTCGATTCGCTGCTGTCTATCGTGCAGATGCCAGCCGGCATTCCGGTCGCCACCCTGGCCATCGGCAAGGCCGGTGCGATCAACGCAGCCCTGCTCTCGGCGAGCATCCTGGGCGCCAAGCATCCGCAGTTTCATACCGTGCTGAAAAAATTCCGCGCTGAGCAGACAGACAGCGTCCTGGACAATCCAGACCCACGCATCGCCTGA
- a CDS encoding LysR substrate-binding domain-containing protein: MNLESKWLEDFSALAATRSFSQAAERRFVTQPAFSRRIRSLEAALGLTLVNRSRTPVELTAAGQLFLVTARTVVEQLGEVLRHLHHLEGGQGEVIQVAAAHSLALGFFPRWIAQLRNEGLNIATRLVATNVGDAVHALREGGCDLMLAFYDPDSAMQMDPEIFPSLHLGDTEMLPVCAADADGKPLFDLEGETSVPLLAYSAGAFLGRSVNMLLRQRALRFTTIYETAMADSLKSMALEGLGIAWVPRLSARAELARGELVICGGPQWHVPLEIRLYRCALVRKANVRLLWRKLEGGTAPNPAG, from the coding sequence ATGAATCTGGAAAGCAAATGGCTGGAGGACTTTAGTGCTCTGGCTGCCACCCGCAGCTTCTCCCAGGCGGCCGAAAGACGCTTCGTGACTCAGCCCGCCTTCAGTCGGCGGATCCGCAGCCTCGAAGCCGCGCTGGGGCTGACCCTGGTCAATCGCTCTCGCACCCCGGTCGAGCTGACGGCAGCGGGGCAGTTGTTTCTCGTGACCGCGCGAACCGTGGTCGAACAGTTGGGTGAAGTGTTACGTCATCTTCATCACCTGGAAGGCGGGCAGGGCGAGGTGATCCAGGTCGCCGCCGCCCACTCCCTGGCACTGGGTTTCTTTCCACGCTGGATCGCACAATTGCGCAACGAAGGGCTGAACATTGCCACGCGGCTGGTGGCTACCAACGTCGGCGATGCGGTGCATGCGCTGCGTGAAGGCGGGTGTGATCTGATGCTGGCGTTCTATGATCCGGACTCCGCGATGCAAATGGACCCGGAAATTTTCCCGTCACTGCATCTGGGAGACACTGAAATGCTCCCGGTGTGCGCCGCGGATGCTGACGGCAAACCGTTGTTCGACCTGGAAGGCGAGACCAGCGTGCCTTTGCTGGCCTACAGCGCCGGGGCATTTCTCGGGCGCTCGGTGAACATGCTGTTGCGCCAGCGTGCCCTGAGGTTCACCACTATTTACGAGACCGCCATGGCCGACAGCCTGAAAAGCATGGCGCTGGAAGGCCTGGGCATCGCCTGGGTGCCGCGCTTGAGCGCGCGCGCCGAATTGGCTCGCGGCGAGTTGGTCATCTGCGGTGGCCCGCAATGGCATGTGCCGCTGGAGATTCGGCTGTATCGCTGCGCGCTGGTGCGCAAGGCGAATGTGCGGTTGCTCTGGCGCAAGCTGGAAGGCGGCACAGCGCCAAACCCGGCAGGTTAA
- the aspA gene encoding aspartate ammonia-lyase yields the protein MSSAASFRTEKDLLGVLEVPAQAYYGIQTLRAVNNFRLSGVPISHYPKLVVGLAMVKQAAADANRELGHLSEAKHAAISEACARLIRGDFHEEFVVDMIQGGAGTSTNMNANEVIANIALEAMGHSKGEYQYLHPNNDVNMAQSTNDAYPTAIRLGLLLGHDALLASLDSLIQSFAAKGEEFSHVLKMGRTQLQDAVPMTLGQEFRAFATTLSEDLARLKSLAPELLTEVNLGGTAIGTGINADPRYQALAVQRLALISGQPLVPAADLIEATSDMGAFVLFSGMLKRTAVKLSKICNDLRLLSSGPRTGINEINLPARQPGSSIMPGKVNPVIPEAVNQVAFQIIGNDLALTIAAEGGQLQLNVMEPLIAFKIFDSIRLLQRAMDMLREHCIVGITANEERCRELVEHSIGLVTALNPYIGYENATRIARVALESGRGVLELVREERLLDEEMLADILRPENMIAPRLVPLKA from the coding sequence ATGTCCTCCGCTGCATCTTTCCGCACAGAAAAAGACCTGCTTGGCGTACTCGAAGTACCTGCTCAAGCGTATTACGGCATCCAGACCCTGCGAGCGGTGAACAACTTCCGTCTCTCCGGCGTTCCGATTTCGCATTACCCAAAACTGGTTGTTGGTCTGGCGATGGTCAAACAGGCCGCCGCTGACGCCAACCGCGAGCTGGGTCACCTGAGCGAAGCCAAGCACGCTGCCATCAGCGAAGCCTGTGCCCGATTGATCCGCGGCGATTTCCACGAAGAATTCGTGGTGGACATGATTCAAGGCGGCGCTGGCACTTCAACCAACATGAATGCCAACGAAGTCATCGCCAACATCGCGCTGGAGGCCATGGGCCACAGCAAGGGCGAATACCAGTACCTGCACCCGAACAACGACGTGAACATGGCGCAGTCGACCAACGACGCCTACCCGACGGCTATCCGCCTGGGTCTGCTGTTGGGTCACGACGCGCTGCTGGCCAGCCTCGACAGCCTGATCCAGTCGTTCGCCGCCAAAGGTGAAGAATTCAGCCACGTCCTGAAGATGGGCCGTACCCAGCTGCAAGACGCCGTGCCGATGACCCTCGGCCAGGAATTCCGCGCCTTCGCCACCACCCTGAGCGAAGACCTGGCACGCCTCAAATCCCTGGCGCCTGAACTGCTGACCGAAGTGAACCTGGGCGGCACCGCGATCGGTACCGGCATCAACGCCGACCCGCGTTACCAGGCCCTGGCCGTTCAGCGTCTGGCCCTGATCAGCGGTCAACCGCTGGTGCCAGCCGCCGACCTGATCGAAGCCACCTCCGACATGGGCGCCTTCGTGCTGTTCTCCGGCATGCTCAAGCGTACCGCGGTCAAGCTGTCGAAGATCTGCAACGACCTGCGTCTGCTGTCCAGCGGCCCACGCACCGGCATCAACGAAATCAACCTGCCAGCGCGTCAGCCAGGCAGCTCGATCATGCCAGGCAAGGTCAACCCGGTTATCCCTGAAGCCGTGAACCAGGTGGCGTTCCAGATCATCGGCAACGACCTGGCCCTGACCATCGCGGCCGAAGGCGGCCAGCTGCAGCTGAACGTGATGGAGCCGCTGATCGCCTTCAAGATCTTCGACTCGATCCGCCTGCTGCAACGTGCCATGGACATGCTGCGCGAGCACTGCATCGTCGGCATCACCGCCAACGAAGAGCGTTGCCGTGAACTGGTCGAACACTCGATTGGCCTGGTCACCGCGCTGAACCCGTACATCGGCTATGAAAACGCCACCCGCATTGCCCGTGTTGCCCTCGAAAGCGGCCGCGGCGTGCTGGAACTGGTGCGCGAGGAACGCTTGCTCGACGAAGAAATGCTCGCCGACATCCTGCGCCCGGAAAACATGATTGCTCCGCGTCTGGTGCCTTTGAAGGCTTAA
- a CDS encoding alanine/glycine:cation symporter family protein: MLEVINDFLSGKVLIALIVGLGSYFTIRSRFVQFRHFGHMFSVFKESLHGQAGQLSSFQALMLSLAGRVGAGNIAGVGIAVTLGGPGAVFWMWVTALVGMSSSFFECTLAQVYKRAEGDGLYRGGPAYYIQHGLKLKGMAVVFSILLLVTYGFAFIGLQSYTVTHSLQNAFAFDPRHTGIVLAVLLAITFIGGIKRIAAVSDLLVPVKTLAYIGVTLYVIGTQIEHVPAMLETIFKSAFGLDPAFGGLLGSAIVMGVKRGVFANEAGLGSAPNVAAVAAVKHPGAQGVVQAFSVFLDTFVICTCTALLILLSGFYTPGFEGDGIVLTQNSLAAVVGDWGRVFVSVALSLFVFTCILYNYYLGENSLQFLSRNRAVLMVFRGLVLALVVWGSMQDLSTVFAFADITMTCLAFVNLMALAMLFKVGLRVMRDYDEQRRAGVKQPVFDSSKFTDLDLDLKAWPSSPSQSAPREQGAAQGTPATQR, encoded by the coding sequence ATGCTCGAAGTCATCAACGACTTCCTCTCAGGGAAAGTACTGATCGCGCTCATTGTCGGGCTCGGTAGCTACTTCACGATCCGCTCGCGTTTCGTCCAGTTCCGCCATTTCGGCCACATGTTCAGTGTCTTCAAAGAGTCCCTTCACGGCCAGGCAGGCCAGCTGAGCTCGTTCCAGGCCCTGATGCTGAGCCTCGCCGGCCGCGTCGGCGCCGGTAACATCGCCGGTGTCGGCATCGCCGTGACCCTCGGCGGCCCGGGCGCCGTGTTCTGGATGTGGGTCACCGCACTGGTAGGCATGTCCAGCAGCTTCTTCGAATGCACCCTGGCCCAGGTCTACAAGCGCGCCGAAGGCGACGGCCTGTATCGTGGGGGCCCGGCCTACTACATTCAGCACGGCCTGAAGCTGAAAGGCATGGCGGTGGTGTTCTCCATCCTGCTGCTGGTCACCTACGGCTTCGCCTTCATCGGCCTGCAGTCCTACACCGTGACCCACTCGCTGCAGAACGCCTTTGCCTTCGACCCACGCCACACCGGTATCGTCCTGGCGGTGCTGCTGGCCATTACCTTCATCGGCGGCATCAAACGCATCGCCGCGGTGTCCGACCTGCTGGTACCGGTCAAGACCCTGGCCTATATCGGCGTGACCCTGTACGTGATCGGCACCCAGATCGAACACGTGCCAGCCATGCTGGAAACCATCTTCAAGAGCGCCTTCGGCCTCGACCCAGCCTTCGGCGGCCTGCTCGGCAGCGCCATCGTGATGGGCGTGAAGCGTGGCGTGTTCGCCAACGAAGCAGGCCTGGGCAGTGCGCCGAACGTCGCCGCCGTGGCCGCCGTGAAGCACCCGGGCGCCCAGGGCGTGGTCCAGGCCTTCAGCGTGTTCCTCGACACCTTCGTGATCTGCACCTGCACCGCGCTGCTGATCCTGTTGTCGGGCTTCTACACCCCGGGCTTCGAAGGTGACGGCATCGTCCTGACCCAAAACTCGCTGGCCGCCGTGGTCGGTGACTGGGGCCGCGTGTTCGTCAGCGTCGCGCTGTCGCTGTTCGTCTTCACCTGCATCCTCTACAACTACTACCTGGGCGAGAACAGCCTGCAGTTCCTCAGCCGCAACCGCGCCGTGCTGATGGTTTTCCGCGGCCTGGTTCTGGCGCTGGTGGTATGGGGTTCGATGCAGGACCTGTCGACCGTGTTCGCCTTCGCCGACATCACCATGACCTGCCTGGCCTTCGTCAACTTGATGGCCCTGGCCATGTTGTTCAAGGTCGGCCTGCGCGTGATGCGCGACTACGACGAGCAGCGCCGCGCCGGCGTCAAGCAGCCAGTGTTCGACTCCAGCAAATTCACCGATCTGGACCTGGACCTGAAGGCCTGGCCGAGCAGCCCAAGCCAATCGGCTCCACGCGAGCAAGGCGCAGCCCAGGGCACGCCTGCCACGCAACGCTGA
- a CDS encoding asparaginase: MNSASYPAAQHIMVLYTGGTIGMQASAHGLAPASGFEARMRDYLHSQPELVVPQWRFREMSPLIDSANMTPAYWQQLREAVVDAVDVQGCDSVLILHGTDTLAYSAAAMSFQLLGLNARVCFTGSMLPAGVTDSDAWENISGALGALGQGLAPGVHLYFHGELLDPTRCAKVRSFGRHPFKRLERQGGGVKASSIPAQLNYNQPRQLAKVAVLPLFPGIGAEQLDGLLNSGIQGLVLECYGSGTGPSDNPGFIASLERARDNGVVVVAVTQCHEGGVKLDVYEAGSRLRDAGLLSGGGMTREAALGKLHGLLGAGLETAEVRRLVELDLCGELS; encoded by the coding sequence ATGAATTCCGCCTCTTACCCTGCCGCGCAGCACATCATGGTGCTCTACACCGGTGGCACCATCGGCATGCAAGCCAGTGCCCACGGCTTGGCCCCGGCGTCCGGTTTCGAAGCGCGGATGCGCGACTACCTGCACAGCCAGCCTGAGTTGGTGGTGCCGCAGTGGCGCTTTCGCGAGATGTCGCCACTGATCGACAGCGCCAACATGACCCCTGCGTACTGGCAGCAACTGCGTGAAGCGGTGGTCGACGCCGTTGACGTCCAGGGCTGCGACAGCGTGCTGATCCTGCATGGCACCGACACCCTGGCCTACAGTGCCGCGGCCATGAGCTTCCAGTTGCTCGGCCTGAACGCCCGTGTATGTTTCACCGGCTCCATGCTGCCGGCCGGCGTGACCGACAGTGATGCCTGGGAAAACATCAGTGGTGCACTGGGTGCCCTTGGCCAAGGCCTGGCGCCGGGTGTTCATCTGTACTTCCACGGTGAACTGCTCGACCCGACCCGCTGCGCCAAGGTTCGCAGTTTCGGTCGTCATCCGTTCAAGCGACTGGAGCGTCAGGGCGGCGGCGTGAAAGCTTCCTCGATACCTGCCCAACTGAACTACAACCAGCCAAGGCAACTGGCGAAGGTCGCGGTGCTGCCGTTGTTCCCCGGCATCGGCGCCGAGCAACTGGATGGCCTGCTCAACAGCGGTATTCAGGGTCTGGTGCTGGAATGTTATGGCAGCGGTACCGGACCAAGCGACAACCCCGGGTTTATCGCCAGCCTGGAACGGGCACGAGACAATGGCGTGGTAGTGGTTGCGGTCACCCAATGTCATGAGGGTGGCGTGAAGCTCGACGTGTATGAGGCGGGCAGCCGCTTGCGCGATGCCGGCCTGTTGTCCGGTGGCGGCATGACTCGCGAGGCGGCGCTCGGCAAGTTGCATGGGCTGCTCGGTGCAGGGCTTGAAACCGCTGAAGTTCGGCGGCTGGTCGAACTCGACCTGTGTGGCGAACTGAGCTGA
- a CDS encoding AraC family transcriptional regulator, with protein sequence MLHSHLTTLNAVSLVLNTFKAEGLSSEALLAGSGISVTDLSRADTRITTNQEMLVCANAVALRRDIGLELGRRMHVSSYGMLGYALLTSATLGDALQLALHYPALLGTLFELSLEEDGERIWLTAGDYRENPALAPFNVEFCLVSMKVTCEDLLGHPLPLLGARFDYPAPDYQTRYSERFDCPLQFDAVSNGFAFDKRWLEHPLPLADAITHQAMAERCRKQNTEFTGRQAWLGRIRQLLAAQLSAAPGLDGLAEQLNCSSRTLRRHLKDLGCSYQELLDELRFEQAKRMLCEDQLPIYQIAEALGYSETASFRHAFVRWSGVAPSQFRP encoded by the coding sequence ATGCTCCACTCCCACCTCACCACCCTCAACGCCGTCTCCCTGGTGCTCAACACCTTCAAGGCCGAAGGCCTGTCCAGCGAGGCGTTATTGGCCGGCAGCGGCATCAGCGTGACGGATCTGAGCCGGGCGGACACGCGCATCACCACCAATCAAGAGATGCTGGTATGCGCCAACGCCGTCGCGCTACGCCGCGATATCGGTCTGGAGTTGGGCCGGCGGATGCACGTTTCGTCCTATGGCATGCTCGGGTACGCCTTACTCACCAGCGCCACTTTAGGTGACGCCTTGCAGTTGGCGCTGCACTACCCGGCGCTATTGGGAACACTGTTCGAGTTGAGCCTGGAGGAGGATGGCGAGCGCATCTGGCTCACCGCGGGCGACTATCGGGAAAACCCCGCGCTGGCACCGTTCAATGTCGAGTTTTGCCTGGTCTCGATGAAAGTCACCTGCGAAGACCTGCTCGGCCACCCTCTACCTCTGCTTGGCGCTCGCTTCGATTACCCGGCACCGGACTATCAGACGCGCTACAGCGAGCGTTTCGACTGTCCGTTGCAGTTTGATGCAGTCTCCAACGGATTTGCCTTCGACAAGCGCTGGCTCGAACACCCCCTGCCACTGGCCGACGCCATTACCCACCAGGCCATGGCCGAGCGCTGTCGCAAGCAAAACACCGAGTTCACCGGGCGTCAGGCCTGGCTCGGGCGCATCCGCCAATTGCTCGCCGCGCAACTGAGCGCGGCACCGGGTCTGGACGGGCTGGCCGAACAGTTGAACTGCTCGTCGCGCACCCTGCGCCGACATCTGAAAGACCTGGGATGCAGCTATCAGGAACTGCTCGATGAACTGCGATTCGAACAGGCCAAACGCATGCTTTGCGAGGATCAACTGCCGATCTATCAAATCGCCGAAGCACTGGGGTACAGCGAGACCGCGAGCTTCCGGCATGCGTTTGTGCGCTGGAGTGGCGTGGCGCCGAGCCAGTTCCGGCCTTGA
- a CDS encoding histone deacetylase family protein — MLTIYSDDHHLHHGRCELMDGQLMPCFEMPSRADHVLQRVKDQNLGPVEVPKDFGLDPIARIHSRDYLDFFKGAWARWTAFNTDGDLLPYTWPARTLRRIMPTSLHGQLGYYSFDGGAPITAGTWQAAYSAAQVALTAQAAIQRGARSAFALCRPPGHHAASDLMGGYCYLNNAAIAAQAFLDQGHKKVAILDVDYHHGNGTQSIFYERSDVLFTSIHGHPEAEFPFFLGYEDERGEGAGEGFNFNYPLPAGSAWDRWSAALEQACKEIETYGADIVVVSLGVDTFKDDPISQFKLDSPDYLAMGTRIAGLGKPTLFVMEGGYAVEEIGINAVNVLEGFESAQ; from the coding sequence ATGCTGACGATCTACTCGGACGATCACCACCTGCACCACGGCCGTTGTGAATTGATGGACGGGCAATTGATGCCCTGCTTCGAAATGCCTTCACGGGCCGATCACGTATTGCAACGGGTCAAGGACCAGAACCTCGGCCCGGTTGAAGTGCCGAAAGACTTTGGCCTTGATCCGATCGCGCGCATCCACAGCCGCGACTACCTCGACTTCTTCAAAGGCGCCTGGGCGCGCTGGACCGCATTCAATACCGACGGCGACTTGCTGCCCTACACCTGGCCGGCCCGCACCTTGCGCCGAATCATGCCCACCAGCCTGCACGGCCAACTCGGCTATTACAGCTTCGACGGCGGCGCCCCGATTACCGCCGGCACCTGGCAAGCGGCGTACAGCGCAGCGCAAGTTGCCCTCACGGCCCAAGCGGCGATCCAGCGCGGCGCCCGCAGTGCCTTCGCCCTGTGCCGTCCACCGGGACACCATGCCGCCAGCGATTTGATGGGCGGCTATTGCTACCTCAACAATGCTGCCATCGCCGCTCAAGCCTTCCTCGATCAGGGCCATAAAAAGGTCGCGATCCTCGATGTCGATTACCACCACGGCAACGGCACTCAATCGATTTTCTACGAACGCAGCGACGTGCTGTTCACCTCGATCCACGGTCATCCAGAAGCCGAGTTTCCGTTCTTCCTCGGCTACGAAGACGAACGCGGTGAAGGCGCAGGCGAAGGGTTCAACTTCAACTACCCGTTGCCCGCCGGCAGCGCTTGGGACCGTTGGAGCGCCGCGCTGGAGCAAGCCTGTAAAGAGATCGAAACGTACGGCGCCGACATCGTTGTCGTGTCCCTGGGCGTCGATACGTTCAAGGACGACCCCATCTCCCAATTCAAACTCGACAGCCCGGATTACCTGGCGATGGGTACCCGCATCGCAGGCCTCGGCAAGCCGACGCTGTTCGTGATGGAAGGCGGTTACGCGGTAGAAGAAATCGGCATCAACGCCGTGAACGTTCTCGAAGGTTTTGAAAGCGCCCAATGA